GTAGGGCGTCCGGCCACCCGGTGGGTTTTTGCGCGGCCCGATGGGGCCCTCAGCCAGCGGGCCGGGCCGGTCGCCTCACGCGCGGCCGTAGGGCGCCCGGCGCCCGGAGGCCGTGCGGTCCGCCTCCGTCACTTGTCGATGTCGCCCACGACGAAGAACATCGACCCCAGGATCGCGATCATGTCGGCGACGAGGTTGCCCGGCAGCAGTTCGGCGAGCACCTGCACGTTGTTGAACGACGCGGAGCGCAGCTTCAGCCGCCACGGCGTCTTCTCGCCGCGCGACACCAGGTAGTAGCCGTTGATGCCGAGCGGGTTCTCCGTCCACGCGTAGGTGTGACCCTCCGGGACCTTCAGCACCTTCGGCAGGCGCTGGTTGATCGGCCCCTTGGGCAGGTCGGCGAGGCGGTCCAGGCAGGCGTCGGCGAGGTCCAGCGACGCGTACACCTGGTCGAGGAGGCACTCGAAACGCGCCAGTGCGTCGCCCTCCGAACGGGTCACCACGCGGACGTCCAGTTCCTCGTAGCCGAGGTACGGTTCGTCCCTGCGAAGGTCGAAGTCCACCCCGGACGCGCGTGCGATCGGGCCGGAGACGCCGTACTGCAGGATCTGCTCCCGGGTGAGCACTCCCACGCCCCGTGTGCGCGCGCGGAAGATTTCGTTGTCCATGATGAGGTCGGCGATGTCGCTCATCCGTCCCCGCACGACCGAGACCGCGTGGCGTGCGCGTCCGATCCAGCCGGCGGGCAGGTCGTCCTTGAGGCCGCCCACACGGTTGAACATGTAGTGCATACGGCCGCCGGAGACCTCCTCCATGACCCGCTGCAGTTCCTCACGCTCACGGAACGCGTAGAAGATGGGTGTCATCGCGCCCACTTCCAGGGGGTAGGACCCCAGGAACATGAGGTGGTTGAGGATCCGGTTCAACTCGGCGAGCAGTGTCCTGGCCCAGACGGCCCGGACCGGGACCTCCATGCCCAGCATCCGCTCCACCGCCAGGACGACCCCGAGTTCGCTGGAGAACGCCGACAGCCAGTCGTGCCGGTTGGCCAGCACGATGATCTGCCGGAAGTCGCGGACCTCGAACAGTTTCTCCGCCCCCCGGTGCATGTACCCGATGATGGGTTCGGCCGCGGAGATCCGCTCGCCGTCCAGGGTCAGCCGGAGCCGGAGCACACCGTGCGTGGACGGGTGCTGCGGCCCGATGTTCAGGGTCATGTCCTCGGTGGCGAGCTCCTTGCCAAGGGAGTTCGAGCCCGCACCGATCCCGACGATCCGTTCCGTGGTCATGGTCGCGTCTCCGCCGCTCCGGTCACCGTGCCATGCTCCCACGCATGGCGGCCGATGCCCGTTTCCGGTTGACTAGGGTCCGATGAACCCGAACCACGGCGGACAGCCGTACGACCCCGCCGCGCAACCGCAGCCGCCGCAGGGGCCCGCGCCGCAGGGCCCGGCGCCGCAGGGGCCCGTGCAGGGCGCGGGCGGGCAGGGCCCGCCGGTGGACGTGCCGAACCCGCCGCCCGGAGCGGTCGCCGCACCGCCCCAGTACCGTCCGGACGAGGCGTTCGCGCCCGGCGGCGGGTTGGCGTGGCGGCCCATTTCCGGGCGCCACACCCTGCAGCGGGCGCTCACGGCCGTCCTGTGGGCGATCCCGGTGGGAGCGCTCGGCGTCTTCCTGCTGGGACGCGACGGTGGCCTGGCCCCCGCGGCGATGTGGGTGTCCGCGGTCGTCCTGGCGGCCGTCGTCGTCGGGATCGTGGCCGAACTCGACCGCCGCTCCTTCGGGTACGCCGAACGCGCCGACGACCTCATCGTGACGCACGGCGTGTTCGTCAAGCGCCTCATCGTCGTGCCGTACGGGCGGATGCAGTTCGTCGACGTGACCGCGGGGCTGCTGCAGCGCTGGACGGGCATCGCGACCGTCCGCATGCACACCGCGGCGGCCGCCACGGACGCGACCGTCCCGGGCCTGCCCGCCGCGGAGGCCGCGCTGCTGCGCGACCGTCTCGCGCAGAAGGGCGAGGAGAGGAGCATGGGCCTGTGAGCGGCCCCTATGGCCCGCCGCCCGGCGCACCCGGCCCGTATGGACCCTACGGCCGACCCGGTCCGCCCGGCCCGTACGGTCCACCCGGTCCATACGGACCCCACGGCCCGCCGCGTCCGCCCTATGGACCGCCTGGCCCGTACCAGGGGCCGCCTCACGGTCCGCCGCGACCGCC
The nucleotide sequence above comes from Actinomadura algeriensis. Encoded proteins:
- a CDS encoding NADH-quinone oxidoreductase subunit D, whose product is MTTERIVGIGAGSNSLGKELATEDMTLNIGPQHPSTHGVLRLRLTLDGERISAAEPIIGYMHRGAEKLFEVRDFRQIIVLANRHDWLSAFSSELGVVLAVERMLGMEVPVRAVWARTLLAELNRILNHLMFLGSYPLEVGAMTPIFYAFREREELQRVMEEVSGGRMHYMFNRVGGLKDDLPAGWIGRARHAVSVVRGRMSDIADLIMDNEIFRARTRGVGVLTREQILQYGVSGPIARASGVDFDLRRDEPYLGYEELDVRVVTRSEGDALARFECLLDQVYASLDLADACLDRLADLPKGPINQRLPKVLKVPEGHTYAWTENPLGINGYYLVSRGEKTPWRLKLRSASFNNVQVLAELLPGNLVADMIAILGSMFFVVGDIDK
- a CDS encoding PH domain-containing protein translates to MNPNHGGQPYDPAAQPQPPQGPAPQGPAPQGPVQGAGGQGPPVDVPNPPPGAVAAPPQYRPDEAFAPGGGLAWRPISGRHTLQRALTAVLWAIPVGALGVFLLGRDGGLAPAAMWVSAVVLAAVVVGIVAELDRRSFGYAERADDLIVTHGVFVKRLIVVPYGRMQFVDVTAGLLQRWTGIATVRMHTAAAATDATVPGLPAAEAALLRDRLAQKGEERSMGL